A window from Falco naumanni isolate bFalNau1 chromosome 3, bFalNau1.pat, whole genome shotgun sequence encodes these proteins:
- the TRIM63 gene encoding E3 ubiquitin-protein ligase TRIM63 isoform X3 — MDFQAGILRDGNPMESLEKQLICPICLEMFSKPVVILPCQHNLCRKCANDVFQAANPYWQSRGSVISGGRFRCPSCRHEVLLDRHGVYGLQRNLLVENIIDIYKQECSSRPLKKGEHPMCKEHEDERINIYCVTCEVPTCSMCKVFGAHKDCEVAPLQTIFQGQKTELNNCISMLVAGNDRIQTIISQLEDSCQSTEKNSEAAKRELCARFDALAALLEEKKSELLQRITREQGDKVGFVQGLIHQYKEQLEKSSRLVETAIQAMEETGGATFLMNAKQLIKTIVEASKGGRLEKIEHGYESMDAFSVSLDHLAEAVRTLDFSPAEEDEEYFDGEEEDIEEDAVPERVVMAAPQ; from the exons ATGGATTTCCAAGCCGGCATCCTGCGGGATGGCAATCCCATGGAGAGCCTGGAGAAGCAGCTCATCTGCCCCATCTGCCTGGAGATGTTCAGCAAGCCGGTGGTgatcctgccctgccagcacaaCCTCTGCCGCAAGTGTGCCAATGACGTCTTCCAG GCGGCCAACCCGTACTGGCAGAGCCGGGGCAGCGTGATTTCGGGGGGCCGATTCCGCTGCCCGTCGTGTCGCCACGAAGTGCTGCTGGACCGTCATGGGGTCTACGGGCTGCAGAGGAACCTGCTGGTGGAGAACATCATCGACATCTACAAGCAAGAGTGCTCCAG CAGGCCGCTGAAGAAGGGGGAGCACCCCATGTGCAAGGAGCACGAGGACGAGCGGATCAACATTTACTGCGTCACCTGCGAGGTCCCCACATGCTCCATGTGCAAAGTCTTTGGTGCCCACAAGGACTGCGAGGTTGCCCCCCTGCAAACCATCTTCCAGGGCCAGAAG aCCGAGCTGAACAACTGCATCTCCATGCTGGTGGCGGGGAACGACCGGATCCAGACGATCATCTCCCAGCTGGAGGACTCGTGCCAGAGCACCGAG AAGAACAGCGAGGCGGCCAAGCGGGAGCTGTGCGCTCGCTTCGATGCCTTGGCAGCGCTGCTGGAGGAGAAGAAgtcagagctgctccagcgcaTCACCCGTGAGCAGGGCGACAAGGTGGGCTTCGTCCAGGGCCTCATCCACCAGtacaaggagcagctggagaagtcAAGCCGGCTGGTGGAAACAGCCATCCAAGCCATGGAGGAGACCGGGGGGGCCACCTTCCTCATG AATGCCAAGCAGCTCATTAAAAC gaTCGTGGAGGCATCCAAGGGCGGCAGGCTGGAGAAGATCGAGCACGGCTACGAGAGCATGGACGCCTTCTCAGTGAGCCTGGACCACCTCGCCGAGGCGGTCCGCACCTTGGACTTCAGCCCCG CCGAGGAAGATGAGGAGTACTTtgatggggaggaagaagaCATAGAGGAGGACGCAGTGCCCGAGAGGGTGGTGATGG cagctccccagtaG
- the TRIM63 gene encoding E3 ubiquitin-protein ligase TRIM63 isoform X4, with amino-acid sequence MDFQAGILRDGNPMESLEKQLICPICLEMFSKPVVILPCQHNLCRKCANDVFQAANPYWQSRGSVISGGRFRCPSCRHEVLLDRHGVYGLQRNLLVENIIDIYKQECSSRPLKKGEHPMCKEHEDERINIYCVTCEVPTCSMCKVFGAHKDCEVAPLQTIFQGQKTELNNCISMLVAGNDRIQTIISQLEDSCQSTEKNSEAAKRELCARFDALAALLEEKKSELLQRITREQGDKVGFVQGLIHQYKEQLEKSSRLVETAIQAMEETGGATFLMNAKQLIKTIVEASKGGRLEKIEHGYESMDAFSVSLDHLAEAVRTLDFSPAEEDEEYFDGEEEDIEEDAVPERVVMAPQ; translated from the exons ATGGATTTCCAAGCCGGCATCCTGCGGGATGGCAATCCCATGGAGAGCCTGGAGAAGCAGCTCATCTGCCCCATCTGCCTGGAGATGTTCAGCAAGCCGGTGGTgatcctgccctgccagcacaaCCTCTGCCGCAAGTGTGCCAATGACGTCTTCCAG GCGGCCAACCCGTACTGGCAGAGCCGGGGCAGCGTGATTTCGGGGGGCCGATTCCGCTGCCCGTCGTGTCGCCACGAAGTGCTGCTGGACCGTCATGGGGTCTACGGGCTGCAGAGGAACCTGCTGGTGGAGAACATCATCGACATCTACAAGCAAGAGTGCTCCAG CAGGCCGCTGAAGAAGGGGGAGCACCCCATGTGCAAGGAGCACGAGGACGAGCGGATCAACATTTACTGCGTCACCTGCGAGGTCCCCACATGCTCCATGTGCAAAGTCTTTGGTGCCCACAAGGACTGCGAGGTTGCCCCCCTGCAAACCATCTTCCAGGGCCAGAAG aCCGAGCTGAACAACTGCATCTCCATGCTGGTGGCGGGGAACGACCGGATCCAGACGATCATCTCCCAGCTGGAGGACTCGTGCCAGAGCACCGAG AAGAACAGCGAGGCGGCCAAGCGGGAGCTGTGCGCTCGCTTCGATGCCTTGGCAGCGCTGCTGGAGGAGAAGAAgtcagagctgctccagcgcaTCACCCGTGAGCAGGGCGACAAGGTGGGCTTCGTCCAGGGCCTCATCCACCAGtacaaggagcagctggagaagtcAAGCCGGCTGGTGGAAACAGCCATCCAAGCCATGGAGGAGACCGGGGGGGCCACCTTCCTCATG AATGCCAAGCAGCTCATTAAAAC gaTCGTGGAGGCATCCAAGGGCGGCAGGCTGGAGAAGATCGAGCACGGCTACGAGAGCATGGACGCCTTCTCAGTGAGCCTGGACCACCTCGCCGAGGCGGTCCGCACCTTGGACTTCAGCCCCG CCGAGGAAGATGAGGAGTACTTtgatggggaggaagaagaCATAGAGGAGGACGCAGTGCCCGAGAGGGTGGTGATGG ctccccagtaG
- the TRIM63 gene encoding E3 ubiquitin-protein ligase TRIM63 isoform X2 — translation MDFQAGILRDGNPMESLEKQLICPICLEMFSKPVVILPCQHNLCRKCANDVFQAANPYWQSRGSVISGGRFRCPSCRHEVLLDRHGVYGLQRNLLVENIIDIYKQECSRPLKKGEHPMCKEHEDERINIYCVTCEVPTCSMCKVFGAHKDCEVAPLQTIFQGQKTELNNCISMLVAGNDRIQTIISQLEDSCQSTEKNSEAAKRELCARFDALAALLEEKKSELLQRITREQGDKVGFVQGLIHQYKEQLEKSSRLVETAIQAMEETGGATFLMNAKQLIKTIVEASKGGRLEKIEHGYESMDAFSVSLDHLAEAVRTLDFSPAEEDEEYFDGEEEDIEEDAVPERVVMGKGQHS, via the exons ATGGATTTCCAAGCCGGCATCCTGCGGGATGGCAATCCCATGGAGAGCCTGGAGAAGCAGCTCATCTGCCCCATCTGCCTGGAGATGTTCAGCAAGCCGGTGGTgatcctgccctgccagcacaaCCTCTGCCGCAAGTGTGCCAATGACGTCTTCCAG GCGGCCAACCCGTACTGGCAGAGCCGGGGCAGCGTGATTTCGGGGGGCCGATTCCGCTGCCCGTCGTGTCGCCACGAAGTGCTGCTGGACCGTCATGGGGTCTACGGGCTGCAGAGGAACCTGCTGGTGGAGAACATCATCGACATCTACAAGCAAGAGTGCTCCAG GCCGCTGAAGAAGGGGGAGCACCCCATGTGCAAGGAGCACGAGGACGAGCGGATCAACATTTACTGCGTCACCTGCGAGGTCCCCACATGCTCCATGTGCAAAGTCTTTGGTGCCCACAAGGACTGCGAGGTTGCCCCCCTGCAAACCATCTTCCAGGGCCAGAAG aCCGAGCTGAACAACTGCATCTCCATGCTGGTGGCGGGGAACGACCGGATCCAGACGATCATCTCCCAGCTGGAGGACTCGTGCCAGAGCACCGAG AAGAACAGCGAGGCGGCCAAGCGGGAGCTGTGCGCTCGCTTCGATGCCTTGGCAGCGCTGCTGGAGGAGAAGAAgtcagagctgctccagcgcaTCACCCGTGAGCAGGGCGACAAGGTGGGCTTCGTCCAGGGCCTCATCCACCAGtacaaggagcagctggagaagtcAAGCCGGCTGGTGGAAACAGCCATCCAAGCCATGGAGGAGACCGGGGGGGCCACCTTCCTCATG AATGCCAAGCAGCTCATTAAAAC gaTCGTGGAGGCATCCAAGGGCGGCAGGCTGGAGAAGATCGAGCACGGCTACGAGAGCATGGACGCCTTCTCAGTGAGCCTGGACCACCTCGCCGAGGCGGTCCGCACCTTGGACTTCAGCCCCG CCGAGGAAGATGAGGAGTACTTtgatggggaggaagaagaCATAGAGGAGGACGCAGTGCCCGAGAGGGTGGTGATGGGTAaggggcagcacagctga
- the TRIM63 gene encoding E3 ubiquitin-protein ligase TRIM63 isoform X1: MDFQAGILRDGNPMESLEKQLICPICLEMFSKPVVILPCQHNLCRKCANDVFQAANPYWQSRGSVISGGRFRCPSCRHEVLLDRHGVYGLQRNLLVENIIDIYKQECSSRPLKKGEHPMCKEHEDERINIYCVTCEVPTCSMCKVFGAHKDCEVAPLQTIFQGQKTELNNCISMLVAGNDRIQTIISQLEDSCQSTEKNSEAAKRELCARFDALAALLEEKKSELLQRITREQGDKVGFVQGLIHQYKEQLEKSSRLVETAIQAMEETGGATFLMNAKQLIKTIVEASKGGRLEKIEHGYESMDAFSVSLDHLAEAVRTLDFSPAEEDEEYFDGEEEDIEEDAVPERVVMGKGQHS; this comes from the exons ATGGATTTCCAAGCCGGCATCCTGCGGGATGGCAATCCCATGGAGAGCCTGGAGAAGCAGCTCATCTGCCCCATCTGCCTGGAGATGTTCAGCAAGCCGGTGGTgatcctgccctgccagcacaaCCTCTGCCGCAAGTGTGCCAATGACGTCTTCCAG GCGGCCAACCCGTACTGGCAGAGCCGGGGCAGCGTGATTTCGGGGGGCCGATTCCGCTGCCCGTCGTGTCGCCACGAAGTGCTGCTGGACCGTCATGGGGTCTACGGGCTGCAGAGGAACCTGCTGGTGGAGAACATCATCGACATCTACAAGCAAGAGTGCTCCAG CAGGCCGCTGAAGAAGGGGGAGCACCCCATGTGCAAGGAGCACGAGGACGAGCGGATCAACATTTACTGCGTCACCTGCGAGGTCCCCACATGCTCCATGTGCAAAGTCTTTGGTGCCCACAAGGACTGCGAGGTTGCCCCCCTGCAAACCATCTTCCAGGGCCAGAAG aCCGAGCTGAACAACTGCATCTCCATGCTGGTGGCGGGGAACGACCGGATCCAGACGATCATCTCCCAGCTGGAGGACTCGTGCCAGAGCACCGAG AAGAACAGCGAGGCGGCCAAGCGGGAGCTGTGCGCTCGCTTCGATGCCTTGGCAGCGCTGCTGGAGGAGAAGAAgtcagagctgctccagcgcaTCACCCGTGAGCAGGGCGACAAGGTGGGCTTCGTCCAGGGCCTCATCCACCAGtacaaggagcagctggagaagtcAAGCCGGCTGGTGGAAACAGCCATCCAAGCCATGGAGGAGACCGGGGGGGCCACCTTCCTCATG AATGCCAAGCAGCTCATTAAAAC gaTCGTGGAGGCATCCAAGGGCGGCAGGCTGGAGAAGATCGAGCACGGCTACGAGAGCATGGACGCCTTCTCAGTGAGCCTGGACCACCTCGCCGAGGCGGTCCGCACCTTGGACTTCAGCCCCG CCGAGGAAGATGAGGAGTACTTtgatggggaggaagaagaCATAGAGGAGGACGCAGTGCCCGAGAGGGTGGTGATGGGTAaggggcagcacagctga